A window of Paraburkholderia bryophila contains these coding sequences:
- a CDS encoding (2Fe-2S)-binding protein, with protein MNRHAPLTLNVNGATHLVAAAADTPLLYLLRNDLALNGPKFGCGLGECGACTVLLDGVPTRACVTTARVALGREITTLEGLGTRTALHPVQQAFIEEQAAQCGYCLNGMIMTAKALLDRDPHPSVETIRRELSRNLCRCGTHVEIVRAVQRAAELLAAQPAAQSAVHEGVRA; from the coding sequence ATGAACCGCCACGCGCCGCTGACGCTGAACGTGAACGGCGCGACGCATCTCGTCGCCGCGGCGGCGGACACGCCGTTGTTGTACCTGCTGCGCAACGACCTCGCGCTGAACGGGCCGAAATTCGGCTGCGGTCTCGGCGAATGCGGCGCCTGCACGGTCCTGCTCGACGGCGTGCCGACGCGTGCTTGCGTCACTACCGCGAGAGTCGCGTTGGGCCGCGAAATCACCACGCTCGAAGGACTCGGCACACGCACGGCGCTGCATCCCGTGCAGCAGGCGTTTATCGAAGAACAGGCCGCGCAGTGCGGCTATTGCCTGAACGGCATGATCATGACGGCGAAGGCCTTGCTCGATCGCGATCCGCATCCGAGCGTCGAAACGATTCGCCGCGAGCTCTCGCGCAATCTGTGCCGCTGCGGCACGCATGTCGAGATCGTGCGCGCGGTGCAGCGTGCCGCCGAGTTGCTGGCCGCGCAGCCCGCCGCGCAATCGGCGGTGCACGAGGGCGTGCGCGCATGA
- a CDS encoding amidohydrolase family protein, whose amino-acid sequence MAAETLTGLSGKVAVTNIGLLLSGDIDQPILDADTLVIDDGVIVAIGREKDCDLEGARTTVDCKGTTVAPGLIDSHVHPVFGDWTPRQNQMGWIESNLNGGVTTMISAGEVHLPGRPKDIVGVKALAITAQRSFEGMRGAGVGGGVKVMAGAPVIEKGMVEEDFKELSEAGVKLLGEVGLGSVKGGEEAAQMVAWARKYGIQSTIHTGGPSIPGSGLIDRDVVLAADADVIGHVNGGHTSLSYRHVCDLCEQSSRALEIVHNGNERIALLTARHAIELKCPHRIILGTDSPAGSGVQPLGILRMIALISSLADVPAEIAFCFATGNTARQRNLRQGLIEVGRPADLVFMDRAQHTAADTLLESVQLGDIPGVGMVMIDGLIRCRRSRNTPPATEVPVVL is encoded by the coding sequence ATGGCAGCAGAGACGTTGACAGGCTTGTCGGGCAAGGTCGCGGTAACGAACATCGGGCTGCTGCTATCCGGTGACATCGATCAGCCGATTCTCGACGCGGACACGCTGGTGATCGACGACGGCGTGATCGTCGCGATTGGCCGGGAGAAAGACTGCGACCTCGAAGGCGCGCGGACCACGGTCGATTGCAAAGGCACCACGGTCGCGCCGGGCCTGATCGACTCGCACGTGCATCCGGTATTCGGCGACTGGACGCCGCGCCAGAATCAGATGGGTTGGATCGAATCGAATCTGAACGGCGGCGTCACGACCATGATCTCGGCCGGCGAAGTGCATTTGCCCGGCCGCCCGAAGGACATCGTCGGTGTGAAGGCGCTGGCCATTACCGCGCAACGCTCGTTCGAAGGCATGCGCGGCGCGGGTGTCGGCGGCGGCGTGAAGGTCATGGCAGGCGCGCCGGTGATCGAGAAGGGCATGGTCGAGGAAGACTTCAAGGAGCTCTCGGAAGCGGGCGTGAAGCTGCTCGGCGAAGTCGGACTCGGCAGCGTGAAGGGTGGCGAGGAAGCCGCGCAGATGGTGGCGTGGGCGCGCAAATACGGCATTCAAAGCACGATCCATACTGGCGGTCCGTCGATTCCCGGCTCGGGGCTGATCGATCGCGACGTGGTGCTCGCGGCCGACGCCGACGTGATCGGCCACGTCAACGGCGGCCATACGTCGCTGTCTTATCGACACGTGTGCGATTTGTGCGAGCAATCGAGCCGCGCGCTGGAGATCGTCCACAACGGCAACGAACGGATCGCATTGCTGACCGCGCGTCATGCGATCGAATTGAAGTGCCCGCACCGCATTATTCTCGGCACCGATAGTCCGGCCGGTTCCGGCGTGCAACCGCTCGGCATTCTGCGGATGATCGCGCTGATTTCGAGTCTGGCCGACGTGCCCGCGGAAATCGCCTTCTGCTTCGCGACCGGCAACACCGCGCGGCAGCGCAATCTGCGTCAGGGGTTGATCGAAGTGGGCCGCCCCGCCGATCTCGTGTTCATGGACCGCGCGCAACACACGGCCGCCGACACGCTGCTCGAAAGCGTGCAGCTGGGCGATATTCCCGGCGTCGGCATGGTGATGATCGACGGCTTGATCCGTTGCCGGCGCAGCCGCAACACGCCGCCAGCCACTGAAGTACCGGTGGTGCTGTGA
- a CDS encoding ABC transporter ATP-binding protein translates to MSEPMLKVTGLNAFYGRAHILFDVGIEVGRGEVVALMGRNGAGKSTTMKAVMGLLPRRQGEVTFRGQNISALPSYKIARMGMGFVPEDRRVFADLTVMENLATGRQPPRDGAPQWTPEKLFRLFPNLGEMPRRPGGQMSGGEQQMLTVSRTLMGNPYLVLLDEPSEGVAPVIVEQMANMILELKREGLSILLSEQNLHFAELVSDRAYVLEKGQIRFSGTIGELAQNETVRRAYLSV, encoded by the coding sequence ATGAGCGAGCCGATGCTGAAAGTCACCGGCCTCAACGCGTTCTACGGCCGCGCGCATATTCTGTTCGACGTCGGTATCGAGGTCGGCCGCGGCGAAGTCGTCGCGCTGATGGGTCGCAACGGCGCCGGCAAATCGACCACGATGAAAGCGGTCATGGGTCTGCTGCCGCGCCGTCAGGGCGAGGTCACGTTTCGTGGCCAGAACATCTCCGCGCTGCCGTCGTACAAGATTGCTCGCATGGGCATGGGCTTCGTTCCCGAAGACCGTCGCGTGTTCGCCGATCTGACGGTGATGGAGAACCTGGCCACCGGCCGTCAGCCGCCGCGCGACGGCGCGCCGCAATGGACGCCGGAAAAACTGTTCCGCCTGTTTCCCAATCTCGGCGAAATGCCGCGCCGTCCAGGCGGCCAGATGAGCGGCGGCGAGCAGCAGATGCTGACCGTATCGCGCACGCTGATGGGCAATCCGTATCTGGTCTTGCTCGACGAGCCGTCCGAAGGCGTCGCGCCGGTAATCGTCGAACAGATGGCGAACATGATTCTCGAACTCAAGCGCGAAGGGCTGTCGATTCTGTTGTCCGAACAGAACCTGCATTTCGCCGAGCTGGTCAGCGACCGCGCGTATGTGCTTGAAAAAGGGCAGATCCGGTTTAGCGGCACGATCGGCGAACTCGCGCAGAACGAGACCGTGAGGCGCGCTTACTTGAGCGTGTAA
- a CDS encoding ABC transporter ATP-binding protein — MSLLRVSGLCKSFGGLKAVDDVSFDLEAGQLLALLGPNGAGKSTCFNMVNGQLPPSSGSIRLDGQELVGMRPRDIWRLGVGRTFQIAATFNSMTVLENVQMALVSRERKTFGLWKPASARYADDALALLDQVGMTADAQRACGVLAYGDVKRVELAIALANRPRLLLMDEPTAGMAPKERNELMALTKRLVTEHQIGVLFTEHSMDVVFAYADRMIVLARGKLIAEGDAETIRNDTRVQEVYFGTGKTFQPRAPLHETAAGRPGQGALQ; from the coding sequence ATGAGCTTGCTGCGCGTCTCCGGTCTCTGCAAATCGTTCGGCGGTCTGAAGGCGGTCGACGACGTCTCCTTCGATCTCGAAGCCGGCCAATTGCTGGCCCTGCTCGGCCCGAACGGCGCCGGCAAGTCCACCTGTTTCAACATGGTCAACGGACAGTTGCCGCCTTCGTCCGGATCGATCCGGCTGGACGGTCAGGAACTGGTCGGCATGCGTCCGCGCGACATCTGGCGTCTGGGTGTTGGGCGCACGTTTCAGATCGCCGCGACCTTCAATTCGATGACCGTGCTGGAAAACGTGCAGATGGCGCTGGTCTCGCGCGAGCGCAAGACCTTCGGCCTGTGGAAGCCCGCGAGCGCGCGCTATGCCGACGACGCGCTCGCGCTGCTCGACCAGGTCGGCATGACTGCCGACGCTCAGCGCGCTTGCGGCGTGCTCGCGTATGGCGACGTGAAGCGCGTCGAACTCGCCATTGCGCTCGCCAACCGCCCCAGGTTGCTGCTGATGGACGAACCCACCGCCGGCATGGCGCCGAAGGAGCGCAACGAGTTGATGGCCCTGACCAAGCGTCTCGTCACCGAACACCAAATCGGCGTGCTGTTCACCGAGCACAGCATGGACGTGGTGTTCGCCTACGCCGACCGCATGATCGTGCTCGCGCGCGGCAAGCTGATCGCCGAGGGCGACGCTGAAACGATCCGCAACGACACCCGCGTGCAGGAAGTCTATTTCGGCACCGGCAAAACGTTCCAGCCGCGCGCGCCCTTGCATGAAACGGCGGCCGGCCGGCCGGGACAAGGAGCGCTGCAATGA
- a CDS encoding ABC transporter permease: protein MLSNLLVQLVNGLADASTLFLVAAGLSLIFGVTRIVNFAHGSFYMFGIYVAYSIASRFGHTTGGFWLSVLAAALVVAVLGALVEMIVLRRIYQAPELFHLLATFALVLIFRDAALWLWGPEDLFGPRAPHLAGAVEFLGHPLPTYDIALIVIGPVVLLLLWYALTRTRWGTLVRAATQDREMLGALGINQAWLFTGVFFVGAFLAGLGGALQGPRMSANLSLDLETIGNAFVVVVVGGMGSIPGAFVAALIIAEIKALCIGIGHVTIFGVGVSLSRFTLVAEFVVMAVVLVVRPWGLLGRATAAVRGMAAPETPLRPAGKRLKWLAALALLVLVLAPLAANAFPYMPVLLVEILIAVLFATSLHFIMGPGGMHSFGHAAYFGLGAYGAALFLKVLNLPMEAALLLGPLLAVGGALVFGWFCVRLSGVYLAMLTLAFAQIVWSVVFQWDDVTGGSNGVLGLWPSNWLSSPVAFYYLTLVCAVIGVWLLRKMLFSPLGYAMRASRDSVLRAEAIGIDVKRVQWAAFVIASLFCGLAGSLYAFSKGTISPEVISVSRSVDGLVMVLLGGLQTLTGPIVGAAVFTWLQDTVARQTDYWQALLGLTILLLVIAFPQGIVGFIRERFGDDTVDNADSRAVEPAQRTAAIKEGL from the coding sequence ATGCTTTCGAATTTGCTGGTACAGCTGGTCAATGGACTCGCCGACGCGTCGACGCTGTTTCTGGTCGCCGCCGGTTTGTCGTTGATCTTCGGCGTGACGCGCATCGTCAACTTTGCGCACGGCTCGTTCTATATGTTCGGCATTTATGTCGCGTACAGCATCGCGAGCCGTTTCGGCCATACCACTGGGGGTTTCTGGCTGTCCGTGCTGGCGGCCGCGCTGGTGGTCGCAGTGCTCGGCGCGCTGGTCGAAATGATCGTGCTGCGGCGTATCTATCAGGCGCCTGAACTGTTCCATCTGCTGGCCACCTTCGCGCTGGTGCTGATCTTTCGCGATGCCGCGTTGTGGCTATGGGGACCGGAAGATCTGTTCGGACCGCGTGCGCCGCATCTGGCGGGTGCGGTCGAATTCCTCGGTCATCCGCTGCCGACATACGACATCGCATTGATCGTGATCGGACCCGTGGTGTTGCTGCTGCTTTGGTATGCATTGACGCGCACGCGTTGGGGCACGCTGGTGCGAGCCGCGACGCAGGATCGCGAAATGCTCGGCGCGCTCGGCATCAATCAGGCGTGGCTGTTTACCGGCGTGTTTTTCGTCGGCGCGTTTCTGGCCGGATTGGGCGGCGCGCTGCAAGGGCCGCGCATGTCGGCGAATCTGTCGCTGGATCTGGAGACGATCGGCAACGCGTTCGTCGTGGTGGTGGTCGGCGGCATGGGGTCGATTCCGGGCGCGTTCGTCGCCGCGTTGATCATCGCGGAGATCAAGGCGCTGTGCATTGGCATTGGGCATGTGACGATTTTCGGCGTCGGCGTGTCGTTGAGCCGCTTCACGCTGGTCGCCGAGTTCGTCGTGATGGCGGTGGTGCTGGTGGTGCGTCCGTGGGGCTTGCTGGGTCGCGCAACGGCTGCGGTGCGCGGCATGGCCGCGCCGGAAACACCGCTGCGTCCGGCGGGCAAACGCCTCAAATGGCTGGCCGCGCTTGCGTTGCTGGTTCTCGTGCTGGCGCCGCTCGCCGCGAACGCTTTCCCCTATATGCCGGTGCTGCTGGTCGAGATTCTGATCGCCGTGCTGTTCGCCACGAGCCTGCATTTCATCATGGGCCCCGGCGGCATGCATTCGTTCGGCCACGCCGCTTACTTCGGACTCGGCGCCTACGGCGCAGCGCTATTCCTCAAGGTGCTGAACCTGCCGATGGAAGCCGCGCTGCTGCTCGGCCCGCTGCTCGCGGTGGGCGGCGCGTTGGTGTTCGGCTGGTTCTGCGTGCGGCTCTCCGGCGTCTATCTCGCGATGCTGACGCTCGCGTTCGCGCAGATCGTCTGGTCGGTCGTCTTCCAGTGGGACGATGTGACTGGCGGCAGCAACGGTGTTCTCGGCTTATGGCCGTCGAACTGGTTGTCGTCACCAGTGGCGTTTTACTACCTGACGCTGGTGTGCGCCGTGATCGGCGTGTGGCTGTTGCGCAAGATGCTGTTCTCGCCGCTCGGTTACGCGATGCGCGCGTCGCGCGATTCCGTGCTGCGCGCCGAGGCGATCGGCATCGACGTCAAGCGCGTGCAGTGGGCGGCTTTCGTGATCGCGTCGCTGTTCTGCGGGCTGGCCGGTTCGCTTTATGCCTTCTCCAAAGGGACGATCTCGCCGGAAGTGATCAGCGTGAGCCGCTCGGTGGATGGCCTCGTGATGGTGCTGCTCGGCGGCTTGCAGACGCTGACCGGCCCGATTGTCGGCGCGGCTGTTTTCACGTGGCTGCAGGACACCGTGGCGCGGCAGACCGATTATTGGCAGGCGCTGCTGGGCCTCACGATTCTGCTGCTGGTGATTGCGTTTCCGCAGGGGATCGTCGGCTTTATTCGCGAGCGCTTCGGCGACGACACCGTCGACAACGCCGACAGCCGCGCCGTCGAACCCGCGCAACGCACGGCGGCGATCAAGGAGGGGCTATGA
- a CDS encoding amino acid synthesis family protein: MAIKLRKLVVQVDETRIEMGQTIDPPTRRAVAMAVIDNPYSGRYEAKLDALIEAGEELGALLGNKCVEALGIAPGDAQSYGKAAIVGEAGELEHAAAILHPKLGAPLRVAVEKGAALVPSAKKMGTLGTAIDVPLGHKDAAFVRSHFDAIEARVSDAPRAHEIVVAVAVTASGRPLPRIGGLQASEIKGEDGLR; encoded by the coding sequence ATGGCAATCAAGCTTCGCAAGCTGGTCGTGCAGGTGGACGAAACACGCATTGAAATGGGCCAGACGATCGATCCGCCCACGCGCCGCGCGGTCGCCATGGCGGTGATCGACAATCCGTACTCGGGCCGCTACGAGGCGAAACTCGATGCGTTGATCGAAGCCGGCGAAGAACTCGGCGCGTTGCTCGGCAACAAGTGCGTCGAAGCGCTGGGCATCGCACCGGGCGACGCGCAAAGTTACGGCAAAGCCGCGATCGTGGGCGAGGCGGGCGAACTGGAGCACGCCGCGGCGATCCTCCACCCCAAGCTCGGCGCGCCGCTGCGGGTGGCAGTCGAAAAGGGCGCGGCGCTGGTGCCGTCGGCGAAAAAAATGGGTACGCTCGGCACCGCGATCGACGTGCCGCTCGGTCACAAAGACGCCGCCTTCGTGCGCAGCCATTTCGACGCGATCGAAGCGCGCGTGTCGGACGCGCCGCGCGCGCACGAGATCGTCGTGGCCGTCGCGGTGACGGCCTCGGGCCGGCCGCTGCCGCGCATCGGCGGCTTGCAGGCGAGCGAGATCAAGGGCGAAGACGGTTTGCGCTGA
- a CDS encoding amino acid synthesis family protein yields the protein MFEIRRVLTHVEDIFHEFGPAPAQPLRRGAIAAVMTNPFAGRYEATIEHAMEALKPIGFDMAQRLLAAMAVPHASIESYGKGAIVGARGELEHGALWHVPGGYAMRELLEKNGVPTNAIVPSTKKVGAPSTALDVPLTHVNASYVRSHFDAIEVRVPGAPAADELVYILAMSTGQRVHARVGGLAKEAIVGKDGLR from the coding sequence GTGTTCGAAATACGCCGCGTGCTGACGCACGTCGAAGATATCTTTCACGAATTCGGTCCCGCGCCTGCGCAGCCGCTCAGGCGCGGCGCGATTGCCGCGGTGATGACGAATCCATTCGCCGGCCGCTACGAAGCGACCATCGAGCACGCCATGGAAGCGCTGAAACCGATCGGCTTCGATATGGCGCAGCGGTTGCTGGCGGCGATGGCGGTGCCGCATGCGTCGATTGAAAGCTACGGCAAGGGCGCGATTGTCGGCGCGCGCGGCGAACTCGAGCATGGCGCGCTGTGGCATGTTCCAGGCGGCTATGCGATGCGCGAGCTGCTCGAAAAAAACGGCGTGCCGACTAACGCAATCGTGCCGTCCACCAAGAAAGTCGGCGCGCCGTCCACCGCGCTCGACGTGCCGCTCACGCACGTCAATGCGAGCTATGTGCGTAGTCACTTCGACGCGATCGAAGTGCGCGTGCCCGGCGCGCCCGCCGCCGACGAGCTGGTGTACATCCTCGCGATGAGCACCGGGCAGCGTGTGCATGCGCGCGTCGGCGGTCTTGCGAAAGAGGCGATCGTGGGCAAGGACGGTTTGCGCTGA